One Microcaecilia unicolor chromosome 8, aMicUni1.1, whole genome shotgun sequence DNA window includes the following coding sequences:
- the LOC115476788 gene encoding probable G-protein coupled receptor 33, giving the protein MHVVPEKIKLVNLLLAAFYYITFLFGIVANSLFLWVLGFKMKNTINTIWFFHLILANFIFVILMPFIGIYYLMFPDWIFGQLMCKLINFLISLCMFAAVFLLTIISIDRYLLVVHPLWSRCHRTTKCASIISAVTWVLALVFSAPYLAFRETHRDEQNKTICYNNYAFSNDWEDLNTQNLRKKVQWLMFVFRLLLGFLLPFVTISFCYLTIAFKMKMKNLTKSKKPFKVIITAIISFFLCWTPYHVFYGYSIYPDNYPELLNIFKAVSSYSACINSCFTPILYLFIGQNFKQVFRRSIMTFFESAFNENTDDMDQVHEYR; this is encoded by the coding sequence ATGCATGTGGTCCCTGAAAAGATAAAATTGGTCAACCTGTTGCTTGCTGCCTTTTATTACATTACCTTCCTTTTTGGAATCGTGGCCAACAGTCTCTTCCTCTGGGTGTTGGGCTTCAAGATGAAAAATACCATCAATACCATCTGGTTCTTCCACCTAATTTTGGCCAACTTCATCTTTGTCATCCTCATGCCATTCATTGGGATCTATTATCTAATGTTCCCAGACTGGATCTTTGGACAATTGATGTGCAAACTTATTAACTTCCTGATTTCTCTCTGCATGTTTGCTGCCGTGTTCCTGCTCACCATTATCAGTATTGACCGTTACCTGCTAGTTGTCCATCCTCTGTGGTCTCGATGCCACAGAACCACCAAGTGTGCATCCATCATCAGTGCAGTGACTTGGGTCCTAGCACTCGTGTTCAGTGCACCATACCTTGCCTTCCGAGAGACTCATAGGGATGAGCAAAACAAGACTATCTGCTACAACAATTATGCTTTTTCTAATGATTGGGAGGATCTCAACACCCAGAATCTGAGGAAGAAAGTCCAATGGCTGATGTTTGTGTTCAGGCTCCTCCTGGGTTTTCTTCTACCATTCGTCACTATTAGTTTCTGCTACCTTACCATAGCCTTCAAGATGAAGATGAAGAACCTGACCAAATCCAAGAAGCCCTTCAAGGTGATCATCACTGCCATCATCTCTTTCTTTTTGTGCTGGACACCTTATCATGTGTTCTATGGATACAGCATATATCCAGACAATTATCCAGAACTCCTAAACATTTTCAAAGCTGTAAGTTCTTACTCTGCTTGTATCAACAGCTGTTTTACACCTATTCTTTACCTTTTTATTGGGCAAAACTTCAAGCAGGTATTCAGAAGATCCATTATGACTTTCTTTGAGTCAGCTTTTAATGAGAACACAGATGACATGGATCAGGTTCATGAGTATAGGTAG